A DNA window from Caulobacter mirabilis contains the following coding sequences:
- a CDS encoding pentapeptide repeat-containing protein, with amino-acid sequence MRQLAFVGLIAAALAAATPALAQNAGQIIQVRRGASCAGCNLFQADLSSRELGGLNLSRARLRQADLSLTVMNRASFAGADLRDVNAYGGVFGGANFAGADLTNATFVGTYLEGARFQGANLHGANFSGAEMDRATGLSQAQLNQACGDQATLLPRGLRIPACR; translated from the coding sequence ATGAGACAGCTCGCCTTCGTCGGCTTGATCGCCGCCGCCCTCGCCGCCGCCACGCCGGCCCTGGCCCAGAACGCCGGGCAGATCATTCAGGTTCGCCGCGGCGCCAGCTGCGCCGGCTGCAACCTTTTCCAGGCCGATCTGTCGAGCCGCGAGTTGGGCGGCCTCAACCTGTCCCGCGCGCGCCTGCGCCAGGCCGACCTGAGCCTGACGGTCATGAACCGCGCCAGCTTCGCCGGCGCCGACCTGCGCGACGTCAACGCCTACGGCGGCGTCTTCGGCGGAGCGAACTTCGCCGGCGCCGACCTGACCAACGCCACCTTCGTGGGGACCTATCTCGAAGGCGCGCGCTTCCAGGGCGCCAACCTGCACGGCGCCAACTTCAGCGGCGCCGAGATGGACCGCGCCACGGGCCTGTCCCAGGCCCAGCTGAACCAGGCCTGCGGCGATCAGGCCACTTTGCTTCCGCGAGGACTTCGCATACCGGCGTGTCGTTAA
- a CDS encoding pentapeptide repeat-containing protein: MTRVAAVLSALVLTSLPLAAPAYAMVDDKDVARMVSFGGNCPKCDLSGRRLQNARFAGANFAGASLVNADLRGATFLGSNFAGSKLMNADLRGAEIAASNFAGANLQNASLDGVEAPGVNFAKAVLNNVTARGAELPSANLVGASMVSSNFTGAELPGSRLVDVDARETNFSNAELTGAAMTNARLDRATFRGADLDGANLVGASLVGADLRGASMDGANLSGTNLSGVHGLRQDQLESACGDDRTRLPAPNLKLRACRGGRNIVIIRSPRPPEALRPPAPPRPPEPIRPPEPPRPPR, translated from the coding sequence ATGACCCGCGTCGCCGCCGTCCTTTCCGCCCTTGTCCTGACGAGCCTGCCCCTGGCCGCGCCGGCTTACGCGATGGTGGACGACAAGGACGTGGCGCGGATGGTGTCGTTCGGCGGCAACTGCCCCAAGTGCGACCTGTCGGGCCGTAGGCTCCAGAACGCCCGCTTCGCCGGCGCCAACTTCGCCGGCGCCTCCCTGGTCAACGCCGACCTGCGCGGGGCCACCTTCCTGGGGTCCAATTTCGCCGGCTCCAAGCTCATGAACGCCGACCTGCGCGGCGCCGAGATCGCGGCCAGCAACTTCGCCGGCGCGAACCTGCAGAACGCCTCCCTCGACGGCGTCGAGGCCCCCGGCGTCAACTTCGCCAAGGCTGTCCTCAACAACGTCACCGCCCGCGGCGCCGAGCTGCCGAGCGCCAACCTCGTCGGCGCCAGCATGGTGAGCTCAAACTTCACCGGCGCCGAGCTGCCGGGATCGCGCCTGGTGGATGTCGACGCCCGCGAGACCAATTTCAGCAACGCCGAGCTGACCGGCGCGGCGATGACCAACGCACGTCTCGATCGGGCCACGTTCCGCGGCGCCGACCTGGACGGCGCCAACCTGGTCGGGGCCAGCCTGGTGGGCGCCGACCTGCGCGGCGCCAGCATGGACGGGGCGAACCTGTCCGGCACCAACCTGTCGGGGGTCCACGGCCTGCGCCAGGATCAGCTGGAATCGGCCTGCGGCGACGACCGGACCCGGCTGCCGGCGCCCAACCTCAAGCTGCGGGCCTGCCGCGGCGGCCGCAACATCGTCATCATCCGCTCGCCCCGGCCGCCGGAAGCGCTGCGGCCGCCTGCACCGCCCCGTCCTCCGGAACCGATCAGGCCGCCGGAACCGCCGAGGCCGCCCCGCTAG
- the aspS gene encoding aspartate--tRNA ligase, translated as MHAYRTHTCGQLRGSDTGANVRLSGWIHRKRDHGGLVFVDLRDHYGLTQLVVSPSTPGFDLVERVRTESVIRVDGEVVARSADTVNANLPTGEIEIRVKSVEVLSEAAELPLPVFGEPDYPEEIRLKHRYLDLRRETLHRNIVLRSKVIHSIRHRMVEQGFLEYQTPILTASSPEGARDFLVPSRLHPSKFYALPQAPQQFKQLLMVSGFDRYFQIAPCFRDEDLRADRSLEFYQLDVEMSFVTQDDVFAAIEPVMHGVFVEFANGKPVSPIDQTHSFTNDFGQVSEHRGFERLTYEQSMSWYGSDKPDLRNPIKMQVVSDHFRDGGFGLFAKILGADEKNAVWAIPAPTGGSRAFCDRMNSWAQGEGQPGLGYIFWSDDQGAWGGPIAKNLGQEPTEALMTSLGLGKGDAAFFVAGDPKAFAKFAGLARTRVGTELKLVDEDQFKFCWIVDFPMFEWNEDEKKVDFSHNPFSMPQGGLEALETQDPLSIRAYQYDIVCNGYELCSGAIRNHKAEIMLKAFDVAGYGADVVESQFGGMLNAFRYGAPPHGGLAPGIDRIVMLLAGETAIREVIAFPLNQQGQDLLMNAPSEVEERQLKELHIRLAPPIK; from the coding sequence ATGCACGCCTATCGCACTCATACCTGTGGTCAGCTCCGGGGTTCGGACACCGGCGCCAATGTCCGCCTGTCCGGCTGGATCCACCGCAAGCGCGACCACGGCGGCCTGGTCTTCGTCGACCTGCGCGACCACTACGGCCTGACCCAGCTGGTGGTGTCGCCCTCGACGCCCGGTTTCGACCTGGTCGAGCGCGTCCGCACCGAGAGCGTGATCCGCGTCGACGGCGAAGTCGTCGCCCGCTCGGCCGACACCGTGAACGCAAACCTGCCGACCGGCGAGATCGAGATCCGCGTGAAGTCGGTCGAGGTGCTGTCGGAAGCCGCCGAACTGCCGCTGCCGGTGTTCGGCGAGCCGGACTACCCCGAGGAGATCCGCCTCAAGCACCGCTACCTCGACCTGCGCCGCGAGACCCTGCACCGCAACATCGTGCTGCGCAGCAAGGTCATCCACTCGATCCGCCACCGCATGGTCGAGCAGGGCTTCCTCGAGTACCAGACCCCGATCCTGACGGCCTCGTCGCCGGAAGGCGCGCGCGACTTCCTGGTGCCCTCGCGCCTGCATCCGTCGAAGTTCTACGCCCTGCCGCAGGCGCCGCAGCAGTTCAAGCAGCTGCTGATGGTCTCGGGCTTCGACCGCTACTTCCAGATCGCGCCCTGCTTCCGCGACGAGGACCTGCGCGCCGACCGTTCCCTGGAATTCTACCAGCTCGACGTCGAGATGAGCTTCGTCACCCAGGACGACGTGTTCGCGGCCATCGAGCCGGTGATGCACGGCGTCTTCGTGGAGTTCGCGAACGGCAAGCCGGTCTCGCCGATCGACCAGACCCACAGCTTCACCAACGACTTCGGCCAGGTCTCCGAGCACAGGGGCTTCGAGCGCCTGACCTACGAACAGTCGATGAGCTGGTACGGCAGCGACAAGCCCGACCTGCGCAATCCGATCAAGATGCAGGTGGTGTCGGACCATTTCCGTGACGGCGGCTTCGGCCTGTTCGCCAAGATCCTGGGCGCGGACGAAAAGAACGCCGTCTGGGCGATCCCGGCGCCGACCGGCGGCAGCCGCGCCTTCTGCGATCGCATGAACAGCTGGGCGCAGGGCGAGGGCCAGCCGGGCCTGGGCTACATCTTCTGGTCGGACGATCAGGGCGCCTGGGGCGGGCCGATCGCCAAGAACCTGGGTCAGGAGCCGACCGAGGCCCTGATGACTTCGCTGGGCCTGGGCAAGGGCGACGCCGCCTTCTTCGTGGCCGGCGATCCCAAGGCCTTCGCCAAGTTCGCTGGCCTGGCCCGCACCCGCGTGGGGACGGAGCTGAAGCTGGTCGACGAGGACCAGTTCAAGTTCTGCTGGATCGTCGACTTCCCGATGTTCGAGTGGAACGAGGACGAGAAGAAGGTCGACTTCAGCCACAACCCGTTCTCGATGCCGCAGGGCGGCCTGGAGGCCCTGGAGACCCAGGACCCGCTGTCGATCCGCGCCTATCAGTACGACATCGTCTGCAACGGCTACGAGCTGTGCTCGGGCGCGATCCGGAACCACAAGGCCGAGATCATGCTCAAGGCCTTCGACGTCGCCGGCTACGGCGCGGACGTGGTCGAGAGCCAGTTCGGCGGCATGCTGAACGCCTTCCGCTACGGCGCGCCGCCGCACGGCGGCCTGGCCCCGGGCATCGACCGTATCGTCATGCTGCTGGCCGGCGAGACGGCGATCCGCGAGGTCATCGCCTTCCCGCTGAACCAGCAGGGCCAGGACCTGCTGATGAACGCGCCGTCCGAGGTCGAGGAGCGTCAGCTCAAGGAACTGCACATCCGCCTGGCGCCGCCGATCAAGTGA
- a CDS encoding M48 family metalloprotease, whose amino-acid sequence MLLAGCVSLGEIDQISDAFGVSPNRKRFEVSDPRQAADFLSTDAPDVFGAPPPAPRALVDVLARVSDRLQAATGREIAVEVWDCDALSAFATPAGRVVVCRSLLTELQYEDELAFVIAHEAAHLHLSHVSLLARLETRQQREWIRDFEGSTVLRNLTIAGTFAILFKSADALSDEIEERVGVSKEEDSNNDIDSVVIGLTLVGSVLFGDHIREGLMGLLDERRRHVRRMDSDAARKRSPEEELAADAYALSALRRAGYAPDAGGYLLSRLTGGAGGRIAAGKSRTWDHFSLTYEHPGADERVRRLVVSAVAVDPAPFDPCAGRREADRAPCEAWIAASNRADRSVGRLLAAAEAVADQGASNVERECRQAHAELSAAAKALGSDRALAATAATFSLLCPGWDWAALALAPAQGEASGGYYYLRQLGAVLWLKGRPGEAYDVTFVTADIAGSNALAFGDFVDWTGQVGLPEAADEARARCRTVADDVWTADKGRFCDLLRRAPGARVDIRRASGLPLDAKIGLLPMVKGMPEAFAMLDEDRKLTLARVLLSQSSRPGLRVESRNKVCLHPKRYALHPEPRSLAWFNPDTNCLALPAGSPSP is encoded by the coding sequence GTCTCCGATCCGAGGCAGGCGGCCGACTTCCTTAGCACTGACGCACCGGACGTCTTCGGGGCTCCGCCGCCGGCGCCGAGGGCGCTGGTCGACGTCCTGGCGCGCGTCTCCGACCGGCTCCAAGCGGCGACGGGGCGGGAGATCGCCGTCGAGGTCTGGGACTGTGACGCGCTTTCGGCGTTCGCGACCCCGGCCGGCCGCGTGGTCGTCTGTCGCTCGTTGCTGACCGAGCTGCAGTACGAAGACGAGTTGGCCTTCGTCATCGCGCATGAAGCCGCCCACCTCCATCTGTCGCATGTTTCCCTGCTGGCGAGGCTCGAAACTCGACAGCAACGAGAGTGGATCCGGGATTTCGAAGGCAGCACGGTGCTACGCAACCTGACGATCGCGGGAACCTTCGCTATTCTTTTCAAGTCGGCCGACGCTTTGAGCGACGAGATCGAAGAGCGCGTCGGCGTCAGCAAGGAGGAGGACAGCAACAACGACATCGACAGTGTCGTCATCGGCCTGACATTGGTCGGGTCGGTCCTGTTCGGAGACCATATCCGGGAGGGGCTCATGGGCCTCCTGGACGAGCGCCGCCGTCATGTCCGGCGAATGGATTCGGACGCGGCGCGAAAACGCAGCCCGGAAGAGGAGCTGGCAGCGGACGCCTATGCGCTGTCGGCGCTGCGGCGGGCAGGGTATGCGCCGGACGCCGGCGGATATCTGTTGTCGCGGCTGACCGGCGGAGCGGGCGGGCGGATCGCGGCGGGGAAATCCAGGACTTGGGACCATTTCTCTCTGACCTATGAGCATCCGGGCGCCGACGAGCGGGTGCGTCGACTGGTGGTGAGCGCCGTCGCCGTCGATCCGGCGCCGTTCGATCCCTGCGCGGGGAGGCGCGAGGCGGATCGAGCGCCCTGCGAGGCCTGGATCGCCGCCTCGAATCGCGCCGACCGGTCGGTGGGCAGACTCCTGGCCGCGGCCGAGGCCGTCGCCGACCAGGGCGCCTCGAACGTCGAGCGAGAGTGTCGCCAGGCCCATGCCGAGCTCTCGGCGGCCGCGAAGGCGCTGGGATCGGACCGCGCCCTCGCGGCGACCGCGGCGACGTTCTCGCTGCTTTGTCCAGGATGGGACTGGGCCGCGCTCGCGCTCGCGCCGGCGCAAGGCGAGGCGAGCGGAGGCTACTACTATCTGCGCCAACTCGGGGCGGTGCTGTGGCTGAAAGGGCGTCCCGGGGAGGCCTACGACGTGACCTTCGTCACGGCCGACATCGCGGGGTCGAATGCGCTGGCGTTCGGCGATTTCGTCGACTGGACCGGTCAGGTGGGGCTTCCGGAGGCGGCCGACGAGGCGCGGGCCCGTTGCCGTACGGTGGCGGACGATGTCTGGACCGCGGACAAGGGGCGCTTCTGTGATCTTTTGCGGCGCGCACCAGGCGCGCGCGTCGACATCAGGCGAGCGTCGGGCCTGCCGCTGGACGCCAAGATCGGCCTGTTGCCGATGGTAAAGGGGATGCCCGAAGCGTTCGCGATGCTGGATGAGGACAGGAAGCTGACATTAGCCCGCGTGCTCTTGTCCCAATCGTCGCGTCCCGGGCTCAGGGTCGAGAGCCGGAACAAGGTCTGTCTCCATCCGAAACGATACGCGCTTCACCCGGAGCCACGCAGTCTGGCCTGGTTCAACCCGGATACGAACTGCTTGGCCCTTCCCGCGGGCTCCCCGTCGCCCTGA